AAGCCACATATCGACTCTGTCATCGACCGTATATTCGTTATTCGCGTCTTTCTCCTCGTCTGGGACCACCTCAAGTCGGCCTGGTCGTCGCTTGTTCGAATAGTACAGGACAGGCAGTCAGTTCGCCTCATCCAGGACTCAAAACCGCTTCAGGCTCTCAAGGACAAGACAGAGGAGGTCGCGTTGACCGTCGTCGACTCGgtctcgtcgtcatcatcttcgCTGTCACCGACACCACCCCCGCAGGTCGCTTCCGTTCTCGAAAATGTCTCCGCGTCAAGGGCCGCCACTCCCCCAATACCCCCACGGAAAACACCTTTTCATTTGCCAAAGACCCTAGTGCTCGATCTGGACGAAACCCTAATCCACTCGACATCGCGGCCTATACCTTTCGAAACTTCTACTGGATCAGGTATTCTCAGCTTGGGCTCGTTTGGGAGGAGCAACAAAGGCGCTGGCCATATGGTTGAAGTTGTTCTCGGTGGCCGTAGCACCATTTACCACGTATACAAACGTCCATTCGTTGATTTCTTTCTTAGAACTGTATGTCCGCCACACGTCTCTCCCTATCTGTCACACCTACTCAACACGCTTTTCAATGAACAGGTCTCTAGTTGGTATACTCTTGTCATCTTCACCGCTTCGATGCAGGAATATGCCGATCCCGTTATCGACTGGTTAGATGCAGGTCGGGGTATACTG
The sequence above is a segment of the Psilocybe cubensis strain MGC-MH-2018 chromosome 4, whole genome shotgun sequence genome. Coding sequences within it:
- a CDS encoding CTD nuclear envelope phosphatase 1; this encodes MNTLGYVARQFDVLASPTSEKKSDDKPRLPRVSTWSTKSFLLPPPTVPTTRTTPKRSHSSPSFRPQPQQPLPPDVTMAPSCKPHIDSVIDRIFVIRVFLLVWDHLKSAWSSLVRIVQDRQSVRLIQDSKPLQALKDKTEEVALTVVDSVSSSSSSLSPTPPPQVASVLENVSASRAATPPIPPRKTPFHLPKTLVLDLDETLIHSTSRPIPFETSTGSGILSLGSFGRSNKGAGHMVEVVLGGRSTIYHVYKRPFVDFFLRTVSSWYTLVIFTASMQEYADPVIDWLDAGRGILEHRFFRDSCTQLPNGSYTKDLSLIEADLSRVCLVDNSPISYTVNEANGIPIEGWTHDPSDEALLDLLPVLDSLRFTSDVRRVLGLRSAGVMHRHHDS